In Bradyrhizobium erythrophlei, a single genomic region encodes these proteins:
- a CDS encoding ABC transporter substrate-binding protein, with translation MDRRTVLKGLAGAGSLAVTGGFPMPAISQGAAAKTMRFVPQADLANFDPIWGTQYVVRNAAALVWDTLYGFDDKLQPQRQMVESEQVSDDGLTWTFRLRSGLKFHDGEPVLAKDVVASMARWSVRDPMGQMIKAIQNELTAVDDRTFKWVLKEPYPKMLVALAKNNAPCSFVMPERIAQTDPFKQINEYIGSGPMKFVRSEWVPGARSVFEKFADYVPRQEPSSWLAGGKQMLIDRAEWITIPDPATAAAALQNGEVDWWENPISDLVPVLKKNRNVAVDIADPLGNIGSFRMNHLHPPFDNVKVRRAVLTALNQEDYMRAIVGDDNALWKPLPSFFTPGTPLYSEEGGDILKQRNIDAAKKLLAEAGYANEPVSCIVAQDQPITKAQGDVTADLLKRIGMNVDFVATDWGTVGARRAQKTPHNQGGWEMFHTWHAGADCLSPVGYTALRGTGDKAWWGWPTSDKVEKEITSWFAAKSLDEEKSAIGRLNKAAMEDVIYAPTGFFLSYTAWRKNVSGIVKGPLPFFWGVSKTA, from the coding sequence ATGGATCGCAGGACGGTGTTGAAGGGATTGGCGGGGGCAGGCAGCCTGGCAGTGACGGGCGGTTTCCCGATGCCGGCGATCTCCCAGGGCGCGGCCGCGAAGACCATGCGCTTTGTCCCACAGGCAGATCTTGCGAATTTCGACCCGATCTGGGGTACGCAATATGTCGTGCGCAACGCCGCGGCGCTGGTGTGGGACACGCTCTACGGCTTCGACGACAAATTGCAGCCACAACGCCAGATGGTTGAATCCGAGCAGGTTTCTGATGACGGCTTGACCTGGACCTTCCGCTTGCGGTCCGGCCTCAAATTCCATGATGGCGAACCTGTGTTGGCCAAGGACGTGGTGGCCAGCATGGCGCGCTGGTCGGTCCGCGATCCGATGGGCCAGATGATCAAGGCGATCCAGAACGAACTCACAGCCGTCGACGACCGGACGTTCAAATGGGTTTTGAAGGAGCCGTATCCGAAGATGCTGGTGGCGCTCGCCAAGAACAACGCGCCTTGCTCGTTCGTGATGCCGGAACGGATTGCCCAGACCGATCCGTTCAAGCAGATCAACGAATATATCGGTTCGGGCCCGATGAAATTCGTCAGGAGCGAATGGGTACCCGGCGCCAGATCGGTGTTCGAAAAGTTCGCGGACTATGTGCCGCGGCAGGAGCCGTCATCGTGGCTTGCCGGCGGCAAGCAGATGCTGATCGACCGCGCCGAATGGATAACGATTCCCGATCCGGCCACAGCCGCGGCGGCGCTGCAAAACGGCGAGGTTGACTGGTGGGAAAACCCGATTTCCGATCTCGTGCCGGTGTTGAAAAAGAACCGCAACGTCGCCGTCGATATCGCCGATCCGCTCGGCAATATCGGCTCATTCCGTATGAACCATCTGCATCCGCCGTTCGACAATGTGAAGGTGCGGCGCGCCGTGCTCACGGCGCTGAATCAGGAAGATTACATGCGCGCGATCGTCGGTGACGACAACGCGCTGTGGAAGCCGCTGCCGAGTTTCTTTACCCCAGGCACGCCGCTTTATTCGGAAGAAGGCGGCGACATCCTCAAGCAACGCAATATCGATGCCGCCAAGAAACTTCTGGCCGAAGCCGGCTATGCCAACGAGCCGGTCTCCTGCATCGTGGCGCAGGACCAACCGATCACCAAGGCGCAGGGCGACGTGACCGCGGATCTCCTGAAGCGCATCGGCATGAACGTCGACTTCGTCGCGACCGACTGGGGCACCGTCGGCGCGCGCCGCGCGCAGAAGACGCCACACAATCAGGGCGGCTGGGAGATGTTCCACACCTGGCATGCCGGTGCGGATTGCCTCAGCCCGGTCGGCTATACCGCCCTTCGTGGCACTGGCGACAAGGCATGGTGGGGTTGGCCGACCAGCGACAAGGTCGAAAAAGAGATCACCTCCTGGTTTGCCGCCAAGAGCCTCGATGAGGAAAAGTCCGCCATCGGCCGTCTCAACAAGGCGGCGATGGAAGACGTGATCTACGCGCCGACCGGCTTCTTCCTGAGCTATACGGCGTGGCGCAAGAACGTGAGCGGTATCGTGAAGGGGCCGTTGCCCTTCTTCTGGGGCGTGTCGAAGACCGCTTAA
- a CDS encoding amidohydrolase/deacetylase family metallohydrolase — translation MSFDLVLRGGRVVDPSQKLDAVTDVAFSGGKVAAVGNALKVDAGTDVRDVSGYIVTPGLIDLHTHVYWGGTSLGIDAEEFCRTSGVTTAIDTGSAGPGNFAGFRKHVIEPSEVRILAYLHVSHAGIYGFSHRVMVGESEEIRLMNPIDAVQVADANRDLIVGIKVRVGRTSSGASGIVPLQIALEVANEVGMPLMCHIDHPPPTYEEVVSLLRPGDVLTHAFRPFPNAPCTAQGTVKQIVLQARERGVLFDIGHGRGSFAFKTARAMLANGFYPDTISSDVHILCINGPAYDQVTTMSKFLCMGMPFPDVVAASTVNAAMALRRPELGSLKPGSVGDATLLSIKEGKFDYEDVVGEHLIGDRKIVSEGVVVGGRWWHPVESPKFKRLAG, via the coding sequence ATGTCCTTCGACCTGGTCCTGCGCGGCGGCCGCGTGGTTGATCCCTCGCAAAAACTCGATGCTGTCACCGATGTCGCTTTTTCCGGCGGCAAGGTCGCGGCGGTTGGGAACGCGCTGAAAGTAGACGCCGGGACCGATGTGCGCGACGTGTCGGGCTATATCGTCACGCCCGGCCTGATCGATCTGCACACACACGTCTATTGGGGCGGCACCTCACTCGGTATAGACGCCGAGGAATTCTGCCGTACTTCCGGCGTCACCACCGCCATCGACACCGGCAGCGCGGGCCCCGGTAACTTCGCCGGGTTCCGCAAGCATGTGATCGAACCGAGTGAGGTTCGCATTCTCGCTTATCTGCACGTCTCGCATGCCGGCATCTATGGCTTTTCGCACCGGGTGATGGTCGGCGAAAGCGAGGAAATCCGGTTGATGAATCCGATCGACGCGGTCCAGGTCGCGGACGCCAATCGCGATCTCATCGTCGGCATCAAGGTGCGGGTCGGCCGCACGTCGTCCGGTGCATCGGGCATCGTGCCGCTTCAGATCGCGCTGGAAGTGGCCAACGAGGTCGGCATGCCGCTGATGTGCCATATCGATCATCCGCCGCCGACCTATGAAGAGGTGGTGAGCCTGTTGCGCCCCGGTGACGTTCTGACGCATGCCTTCCGGCCATTCCCGAATGCGCCGTGCACCGCACAAGGCACCGTCAAACAAATCGTGCTGCAAGCGCGCGAGCGCGGCGTGTTGTTCGATATCGGCCATGGCCGGGGCTCGTTCGCCTTCAAGACTGCGCGCGCGATGCTCGCCAACGGCTTTTATCCCGACACGATCTCGTCCGACGTCCACATCCTCTGCATCAACGGCCCGGCCTACGACCAGGTGACGACGATGTCGAAATTCCTGTGCATGGGCATGCCGTTCCCGGACGTGGTCGCAGCCTCGACGGTCAATGCAGCGATGGCGCTCCGCCGTCCGGAACTCGGCAGCCTCAAGCCGGGCAGTGTCGGCGACGCCACGTTGCTGTCGATCAAGGAGGGCAAGTTCGACTACGAAGACGTCGTCGGCGAGCACCTGATCGGCGACCGCAAGATCGTGTCCGAGGGCGTCGTCGTCGGTGGACGCTGGTGGCATCCGGTGGAGTCGCCGAAATTCAAGCGGCTCGCTGGCTAA
- a CDS encoding MBL fold metallo-hydrolase, giving the protein MTSQPSQQITGVYHRKIGDIVVTAISDGYLDGNLEVMRNVDLDKAHTILREAFRPARRTSVNTFLIHSKGRLAIIDTGSGNYLLPTAGMVQRNLAAAGIDPESIDTVLLTHMHPDHSAGLTDMSNGKLLFPNAELVMHENELPHWFDDGAMARADERAKKLFFQAGREQVAPYKNRTRLFKQGEVFPGVTAVPSHGHTPGHTAYLIASGNHQLMIWGDTVHVPEVQTAHPEAGMGFDTDLAQAAASRKRMFDRVSADGTLVAGMHLHFPGFARLARRGEAYALYPEMWVHSFEQE; this is encoded by the coding sequence ATGACGTCCCAGCCCTCGCAGCAGATCACCGGCGTGTATCATCGCAAGATCGGCGACATCGTCGTCACCGCCATCAGCGACGGCTACCTCGACGGCAATCTCGAAGTGATGCGCAACGTCGATCTCGACAAGGCCCATACGATCTTGCGCGAGGCGTTTCGCCCGGCACGCCGAACCAGCGTCAACACGTTTCTGATCCATTCCAAGGGACGGCTTGCGATCATCGACACCGGATCGGGCAATTATTTGCTGCCGACCGCAGGCATGGTTCAGCGTAATCTGGCGGCGGCCGGCATCGATCCAGAATCGATCGATACCGTGCTCCTGACCCACATGCACCCGGACCATTCCGCCGGGCTGACGGACATGTCGAACGGGAAGTTGCTGTTTCCGAATGCGGAACTCGTGATGCACGAGAACGAACTGCCACACTGGTTCGATGACGGGGCCATGGCGAGGGCCGACGAGCGGGCGAAGAAACTGTTCTTTCAGGCCGGTCGCGAACAGGTCGCGCCGTACAAGAACCGCACACGTCTGTTCAAGCAGGGCGAAGTCTTTCCCGGCGTGACCGCGGTGCCGAGCCACGGACATACGCCGGGTCACACCGCCTATTTGATTGCATCGGGCAATCATCAACTGATGATCTGGGGCGACACGGTTCATGTGCCGGAAGTGCAGACCGCGCATCCCGAAGCTGGCATGGGTTTCGATACCGATCTGGCTCAGGCCGCGGCTTCACGAAAGCGTATGTTCGATCGGGTGAGCGCCGACGGCACCCTTGTTGCCGGGATGCATCTGCACTTCCCGGGCTTCGCACGGCTGGCGCGGCGTGGCGAAGCTTACGCGCTTTACCCCGAGATGTGGGTTCACAGTTTCGAGCAGGAATGA
- a CDS encoding alpha/beta fold hydrolase — translation MHFAELNGVALRYELSGAGDRTLVLVHEMGGSLESWDEVVPHFAPSRRVLRYDTRGAGMSQKARGELSFSAMAADIAALLEACGITGEVALAGVAVGGAIALQFAAQYSERTSAVIVGSPAAGIAAARRSAALERLARIEADGMSSVVEDAMLNGYAPELRGDARRFERFRARWLGNDPSSYATIWRMLANAEMAETLGRIRCPALVIGGTLDRVRPPAIAQEVAKAIPGARYIEVNTGHYMAVQTPDLVADCIDKFLTSVNA, via the coding sequence ATGCATTTTGCCGAACTGAATGGTGTTGCGCTGCGCTACGAGTTGAGCGGCGCGGGTGACCGCACGCTGGTGCTCGTGCACGAAATGGGCGGCTCGCTCGAGAGCTGGGACGAAGTCGTCCCGCACTTTGCGCCATCGCGCCGCGTGTTGCGCTACGACACCCGTGGGGCCGGGATGTCGCAGAAGGCTCGAGGTGAACTTTCTTTCAGCGCCATGGCCGCCGACATCGCCGCGCTGCTCGAAGCATGTGGCATCACCGGCGAGGTGGCGCTTGCGGGCGTTGCGGTCGGCGGCGCGATTGCGCTTCAGTTCGCCGCGCAATATTCCGAACGCACCAGCGCCGTCATCGTCGGCAGTCCGGCGGCCGGTATTGCGGCAGCGCGCCGTTCGGCCGCGCTCGAACGCCTCGCCAGGATCGAGGCCGATGGGATGTCGTCAGTGGTCGAGGACGCGATGCTGAATGGCTATGCGCCGGAGTTGCGCGGCGACGCGCGGCGGTTCGAACGGTTCCGTGCACGATGGCTCGGCAACGATCCCTCGAGCTATGCGACGATCTGGCGAATGCTGGCGAACGCCGAGATGGCGGAGACCCTCGGCAGGATTCGCTGTCCGGCGCTCGTGATCGGCGGAACCCTCGATCGCGTCCGGCCGCCGGCCATTGCGCAGGAAGTGGCGAAGGCAATTCCTGGCGCGCGCTATATCGAGGTCAACACCGGACATTATATGGCGGTGCAGACGCCTGATCTGGTCGCCGATTGCATCGATAAGTTTCTGACGTCCGTCAATGCTTAA
- a CDS encoding SDR family oxidoreductase yields MNLDINGLRVLVTAGANGIGLAIARAFVREGAKVHTCDVDDAALSALARTDPQITQTKSDVSDRKSVKDLFDEAVGNLRGLDVLVNNAGVAGPTSKVEEMNPEDWDRCLEICLTGQFNCARLAVPLLRKSKNASIVNISSAAGRLGFAMRTPYAAAKWGVIGFTKSLSIELGPDNIRVNAILPGLVAGDRQRRVLEAKAQQRGISYAEMERTAFSYTSIKEYVTPDQLADQIIFMCSPRGKTISGQAISICGDTQMLG; encoded by the coding sequence ATGAACCTCGATATCAACGGCTTGCGCGTGCTGGTGACGGCAGGCGCCAACGGCATCGGGCTCGCGATCGCGCGCGCGTTTGTGCGCGAAGGCGCCAAGGTTCATACCTGCGACGTCGACGATGCAGCGCTTTCGGCGCTCGCCCGAACCGATCCCCAGATCACACAGACCAAGTCCGACGTCTCCGACCGCAAGTCGGTGAAGGATTTGTTCGACGAGGCCGTTGGAAACCTGCGCGGTCTCGACGTGCTGGTGAACAATGCTGGCGTTGCCGGTCCCACCTCGAAGGTCGAGGAGATGAACCCGGAAGACTGGGACCGTTGCCTCGAAATCTGCCTGACCGGTCAATTCAATTGCGCCCGGCTTGCGGTGCCGCTGTTGCGCAAGAGCAAGAACGCCTCGATCGTGAATATCTCGTCGGCGGCAGGAAGACTCGGCTTTGCGATGCGAACGCCTTATGCGGCGGCGAAATGGGGCGTGATCGGTTTCACCAAATCGCTGTCGATCGAACTCGGGCCTGACAACATCCGCGTCAATGCGATCCTGCCCGGACTTGTCGCGGGTGACCGGCAACGTCGCGTGCTGGAGGCGAAAGCGCAGCAGCGCGGCATTTCCTACGCCGAGATGGAACGCACAGCGTTTTCCTACACTTCGATCAAGGAATATGTGACGCCGGACCAGCTCGCGGACCAGATCATTTTCATGTGCAGTCCTCGGGGCAAGACGATTTCCGGACAGGCGATCTCGATCTGCGGCGATACCCAGATGCTGGGATAG
- a CDS encoding GntR family transcriptional regulator, with the protein MNLPAALNLVEPLDRQTLGERAYAQLADLLISGRLAPGEKLSLRAAADVLGVSIMPVREAVSRLVADRALEVAPNRAVRVPVMTAAQFRDLTRVRIAIEGHAAAEAAQHRNDDDLAAIARAEEAMRAESEKSKPDLPRAVELNKTFHFAVYEASHSPILVEIIRALWLKAGPVINLDLRANPERLAKGDAIRFHADVRRAIAANEQTAARTGVAADISGAAKVILSRGGLAD; encoded by the coding sequence TTGAATTTGCCGGCCGCACTTAATCTGGTCGAGCCACTTGATCGCCAGACGCTCGGCGAGCGCGCCTACGCGCAATTGGCGGACCTGTTGATTTCCGGCCGGCTCGCGCCGGGGGAAAAGCTGTCGCTGCGCGCGGCGGCCGACGTACTCGGCGTCTCGATCATGCCGGTGCGCGAGGCGGTGTCGCGGCTGGTTGCCGACCGGGCCCTGGAAGTGGCGCCGAACCGCGCGGTGCGCGTGCCGGTGATGACGGCGGCGCAATTCCGCGATCTGACCAGGGTGCGGATTGCGATCGAGGGGCACGCGGCGGCCGAAGCGGCCCAGCACCGGAATGACGACGATCTGGCCGCGATTGCGCGGGCCGAAGAGGCGATGCGGGCCGAGAGCGAAAAATCAAAGCCCGATCTGCCGCGGGCTGTCGAGCTCAACAAGACCTTTCATTTCGCGGTCTACGAAGCCTCGCATTCTCCGATTCTGGTTGAGATCATTCGCGCGCTCTGGCTCAAGGCCGGTCCCGTGATCAATCTCGATCTGCGCGCCAACCCCGAAAGGCTCGCCAAGGGGGACGCGATCCGTTTCCATGCCGACGTGCGCCGTGCCATTGCGGCCAATGAACAGACCGCGGCACGCACCGGCGTTGCTGCCGACATCAGCGGCGCGGCGAAGGTCATTCTTTCGCGCGGCGGTCTCGCCGACTGA